One Archangium violaceum genomic window, GCTGGCGCCATGGCGGTGGGGACCGCGTGCAAGTCGAACTCGGCGGCCGAGCGCTCCGAGCCCACGGAGCAGACCCAGACTCCGGCGGAGAACCAGGGCGGGACCACGCCCGGCTCCACCAGCCCCGGCGGCACGGGCGGCGCCGGCGACATGGGCACCGGCGACATGGGCACCGGCGACACCATGGGAACCGAGCCGGGCGTTGGCTCGGGCACCGTGGACCCGGGCAGTGACATCGACCGCGGTCCCGAGCTCGCTCCCGACACGGGGGGCTCCGGCGTGATGAACCCGGAGAACGACCAGGGCATGGGCGGCACCGGTGACCTGGGCCCGGACGACCTCGGCGGGACGGGGGGTTCCGGCGCCGAGGGCAGCGAACCGTTGGAGGGTGAGCAGCTGAAGCGTCCGTAAGGGCGTGAACGAAGCGACACATCCTCGAAAACGGTGCACGGCAGCGGGGCCACGTGGCGCTAGATTGGCCACGTGGCCCATCCTCTCGCTGGCAAGCTCCCCCCCGACTCCATCCTCATCAACCCCGAGACGCTGCGCTCCCAGTACTACTCGGAGCGTCCGGACGTGCGCGAAGCCGAGCAGCGCGTGGCTTTCGGTACCTCCGGTCATCGCGGCTCGGCCGCGCGCCGCAGCTTCAACGAGGCGCACATCCTCGCGGTGACGCAGGCCGTCTGCGAGTACCGAAAGAAGGAAGGCATCGACGGCCCCCTGTACCTCGGCATGGACACGCATGCGCTGTCCGAGCCGGCCCAGCGCACGGCGCTCGAGGTGCTCGCCGCCCACGGCGTCCAGGTGCGCTTCACCGACCGGGCGACGCCCACGCCGGTCATCTCGCACGCCATCCTCATCTACAACCGCGGGCGCGAGCAGGGGCTGGCCGATGGCATCGTCATCACGCCCTCGCACAACCCGCCCGACGACGGTGGCATCAAGTACAACCCGCCCAACGGTGGCCCCGCCGACACGGGAATCACCGGGTGGGTGGAGAAGCGCGCCAATGAGTTGCTCGCCGCGGGCAACACCGGCGTGCAGCGCATCCCCTACGAGCGCGCGCGCACCGCGCCCACCGTGCAGCTCCATGACTTCATCACCCCGTACGTCGAGGACCTCGGCAACGTGGTGGACCTGGAGGTGGTGCGTGGGGCGAAGCTGTCCATCGGCGCGGACCCGCTGGGCGGCTCCAACCTCGACTACTGGGAGCCCATCGCCGCGCGCTACGGCTTGAACATCCAGGTGGTGAACAAGACGGTGGACCCCACCTTCCGGTTCATGCGCGTGGACCACGACGGCAAGATTCGCATGGACTGCTCGTCCCCGTACGCGATGGCCGGCCTGGTCGAGCTCAAGGACCGCTACGACATCGCCTTCGGCAACGACACGGACTCGGACCGGCACGGCATCGTCACCCGGAGCTCGGGGTTGATGAACCCCAACCACTACCTGTCCGTGGCCATCAGCTACCTCTTCCGCAACCGTCCGGGCTGGAAGGGCGACGCGGGCGTGGGCAAGACGCTGGTGAGCAGCAGCATGATCGACCGCGTGGGCAAGGACCTGGGCCGGCGCGTGGTCGAGGTGCCCGTGGGCTTCAAGTGGTTCGTGGACGGGCTGCTGGAGGGCTCCATCGGCTTCGGCGGCGAGGAGAGCGCGGGCGCCTCGTTCCTGCGCCGCGACGGCACCGTCTGGTCCACGGACAAGGACGGCATCATCCTG contains:
- the pgm gene encoding phosphoglucomutase (alpha-D-glucose-1,6-bisphosphate-dependent) encodes the protein MAHPLAGKLPPDSILINPETLRSQYYSERPDVREAEQRVAFGTSGHRGSAARRSFNEAHILAVTQAVCEYRKKEGIDGPLYLGMDTHALSEPAQRTALEVLAAHGVQVRFTDRATPTPVISHAILIYNRGREQGLADGIVITPSHNPPDDGGIKYNPPNGGPADTGITGWVEKRANELLAAGNTGVQRIPYERARTAPTVQLHDFITPYVEDLGNVVDLEVVRGAKLSIGADPLGGSNLDYWEPIAARYGLNIQVVNKTVDPTFRFMRVDHDGKIRMDCSSPYAMAGLVELKDRYDIAFGNDTDSDRHGIVTRSSGLMNPNHYLSVAISYLFRNRPGWKGDAGVGKTLVSSSMIDRVGKDLGRRVVEVPVGFKWFVDGLLEGSIGFGGEESAGASFLRRDGTVWSTDKDGIILDLLAVEILARTGKDPGEHYQELTKKFGSPLYTRIDQAATPAQKAALKKLSPEAVRATSLAGEPILQRLTRAPGNNAELGGLKVVAENGWFAARPSGTEDVYKIYAESFRDAKHLESLVDEARQIVSDAFARG